In one Arachis duranensis cultivar V14167 chromosome 9, aradu.V14167.gnm2.J7QH, whole genome shotgun sequence genomic region, the following are encoded:
- the LOC107464121 gene encoding F-box/FBD/LRR-repeat protein At1g16930-like, whose protein sequence is MAERDSKAAKTTTTTPIISAADDDIDRISSLPDCLLCHILSFLPTQTPVIVATTSVLSRRWRNVWKDMEVFKFQQKKKSQKSLFYSVKSVLTLRRPGRVRKFRLESDVSEANLVTVKNWINAAMGPQLEELHLLLSRENNDNLPLAPTLLISCSNSIAALSREWYLYFPSLKSLSLNLGSTQNVDVLLSRCPVLETLNLKLFISTCPDLRVQKLRVASSSLKSLTITALSNYVIEGFELDAPSLENLSLLFNRELEGFSVRNLHSVRNASLDFRFTAGGYSVIELAMKILEKCRVLKDLTVHRRKVDVRSVNLTMSILIIKVVI, encoded by the exons ATGGCGGAACGAGACTCAAAGGCggcaaaaacaacaacaacaacaccgATTATATCAGCGGCCGACGACGACATTGACAGAATTAGCAGCTTACCGGACTGTTTACTCTGCCacatcctctccttcctcccaacCCAAACCCCCGTGATTGTCGCCACCACCAGCGTCCTATCTCGCCGGTGGCGGAACGTCTGGAAGGATATGGAAGTCTTCAAATTCCAACAGAAAAAGAAATCGCAGAAGTCGTTATTTTATTCTGTTAAATCTGTCCTGACCCTCCGCAGACCAGGCCGTGTTCGAAAGTTTCGCCTCGAAAGTGACGTCAGCGAAGCAAACCTAGTAACCGTCAAGAACTGGATCAACGCCGCCATGGGGCCACAACTCGAAGAACTGCACCTTCTCCTCTCAAGAGAAAATAATGATAATCTTCCATTGGCTCCCACTTTATTGATCAGTTGCAGTAACAGTATCGCGGCTCTCTCACGTGAATGGTACCTCTATTTTCCATCGCTCAagtctctgtctctgaatctcGGATCTACTCAGAATGTGGATGTTCTTCTCTCTAGATGTCCCGTTCTTGAAACTCTGAATCTTAAGCTCTTCATCTCCACGTGTCCTGATCTGCGCGTGCAAAAACTTCGCGTggcttcttcttccttgaagagTCTTACCATCACCGCTTTGAGTAACTATgtaattgagggatttgagttAGACGCGCCGTCTCTTGAAAATCTTAGTCTGTTATTCAACAGAGAGTTGGAGGGGTTTTCTGTTCGTAATTTGCACAGCGTGAGAAACGCGTCTCTTGATTTTCGTTTTACAGCTGGTGGTTATTCTGTGATCGAGCTTGCCATGAAAATACTTGAAAAGTGTCGTGTTCTTAAAGATCTTACAGTTCACAGGAGAAAG GTGGATGTAAGAAGTGTCAATTTAACTATGTCCATCCTTATTATCAAGGTTGTAATTTAA
- the LOC107464122 gene encoding F-box/kelch-repeat protein At3g23880-like, giving the protein MRAHEIVKKVFGAATKWSKLLSLLLPPPLRPPTLPILPAELIELILLRLPARSLLKFKRVCKSWKTLISSSDFTKNQVQLSIMAEPAISEIHLVYTNLLRHSDSKIGFISIQSLFENLSFGTEVVYFPMDDCVKILGSCNGFLCLNNHPKNTDFKVRLLNPCIGLASEWLTLHSEYDQQRPISNFGFGYDHVNDKFKILAVVESSTRIYTFGEYSWVSVQDIPLHPLEWDGTFVTGTGTLNWLATKIASFITYPVHQTTIVVLSFNFGNESYDQIALPNFEGGMIHREPVLVTLRNSLCVCHEYKKSVWDLWMMKEYGNEVSWTRMLVISHDQELIPRAHGIGIRPLHMMENDLLLVLVRPPWYQLAVYNPANKGDRFGYPVINYYSSDDDMPNYNNPRGCFYVYRESLVSPSHYGLKTDHVWLWDDDDDDN; this is encoded by the coding sequence ATGAGGGCACATGAAATTGTGAAGAAGGTGTTTGGAGCCGCCACCAAGTGGTCCAAACTGCTTTCACTCCTGCTGCCGCCGCCACTGCGCCCACCGACACTACCAATCTTGCCGGCTGAGCTCATAGAGCTAATCCTATTGAGGCTTCCAGCCAGGTCCCTTCTGAAATTCAAGAGAGTTTGCAAGTCATGGAAAACCCTAATCTCCAGCTCCGACTTCACCAAGAACCAAGTTCAACTTTCAATAATGGCGGAACCAGCCATTTCCGAAATACACTTGGTCTATACCAACCTTCTCCGACACAGCGACAGCAAAATTGGATTTATCTCCATTCAATCTCTGTTCGAGAACCTTTCTTTCGGTACCGAAGTGGTTTACTTCCCCATGGACGATTGCGTGAAAATTTTGGGCTCCTGCAATGGGTTTCTATGCTTAAACAATCATCCAAAAAACACTGATTTCAAAGTGAGGTTGTTGAATCCTTGCATTGGATTGGCATCCGAGTGGTTGACACTTCATTCTGAATATGACCAACAGAGACCTATCTCCAATTTTGGGTTTGGCTATGATCATGTCAATGACAAGTTCAAGATTCTCGCGGTTGTTGAGAGTTCTACAAGAATATACACTTTTGGCGAATATTCTTGGGTATCCGTTCAGGATATTCCTCTCCATCCTCTTGAATGGGATGGAACATTTGTGACTGGCACTGGAACACTTAATTGGCTAGCTACTAAAATCGCATCCTTTATTACCTATCCTGTCCATCAAACTACGATAGTAGTTCTTTCTTTCAACTTTGGAAATGAGAGCTATGATCAAATAGCATTGCCTAACTTTGAAGGCGGCATGATCCATCGTGAGCCTGTGTTGGTAACACTAAGGAATTCTCTGTGCGTTTGTCATGAATACAAGAAATCGGTGTGGGATTTGTGGATGATGAAGGAGTATGGAAATGAAGTTTCTTGGACTAGAATGTTGGTGATCTCACATGATCAGGAGCTTATTCCTCGTGCTCATGGTATTGGTATAAGACCATTGCACATGATGGAAAATGATCTGCTGCTTGTTTTGGTAAGACCTCCTTGGTATCAATTAGCTGTGTATAATCCTGCAAATAAGGGTGATCGGTTTGGATATCCTGTGATCAACTACTACTCAAGTGATGATGACATGCCAAACTATAATAATCCTCGCGGATGCTTCTATGTTTATCGTGAAAGTTTGGTTTCCCCATCACACTATGGTCTTAAAACTGACCATGTGTGGCTTTGGGATGATGACGACGATGACAATTGA
- the LOC107464123 gene encoding F-box/kelch-repeat protein At3g23880-like has product MLPAELIELILLRLPARSLVKFKRVCKSWKTLISSSDFIKNQVQLSIMAEPAISELHLVYSNLPRLINNEIGFIPIQSLFENLSFGTEVVYFPVGGYYVNTTGTCNGFLCLTDLPCFDFKVRLLNPCIGLASEWLTLHSEYDQQRPISNFGFGYDHVNDKFKILTVVESSTRIYTFGAYSWITVQDIPLHPLEWDGTFVTGTGTLNWLATRIASSITYPVNQTAIVVLSFNLGNESYGQIALPNIEGGLIHCT; this is encoded by the coding sequence ATGTTGCCGGCTGAGCTCATAGAGCTAATCCTATTGAGGCTTCCAGCCAGGTCCCTTGTGAAATTCAAGAGAGTTTGCAAGTCATGGAAAACCCTAATCTCCAGCTCCGACTTCATCAAGAACCAAGTTCAACTTTCAATAATGGCGGAACCAGCCATTTCCGAACTACACTTGGTCTATTCCAACCTTCCCCGATTAATCAACAACGAAATTGGATTTATCCCCATTCAATCTCTGTTCGAGAACCTTTCTTTCGGTACCGAAGTGGTTTACTTCCCCGTGGGCGGTTATTACGTGAACACCACGGGCACCTGCAATGGGTTCCTATGCTTAACCGATCTTCCATgctttgatttcaaagtgaggTTGTTGAATCCTTGCATTGGATTGGCATCCGAGTGGTTGACACTTCATTCTGAATATGACCAACAGAGACCTATCTCCAATTTTGGGTTTGGCTATGATCATGTCAATGACAAGTTCAAGATTCTCACGGTTGTTGAAAGTTCCACCAGAATATACACTTTTGGCGCGTATTCCTGGATAACCGTTCAGGATATTCCTCTCCATCCTCTCGAATGGGATGGAACATTTGTCACCGGCACCGGAACACTTAATTGGCTAGCTACTAGAATTGCATCGTCTATTACCTATCCTGTCAATCAAACTGCGATAGTTGTTCTTTCTTTCAACCTTGGAAATGAGAGCTATGGTCAAATAGCATTGCCTAACATTGAAGGCGGGTTGATCCATTGCACATAA